The stretch of DNA CCACGCCTCTGCGGCGGAAGGCGTCAAAGGCCATGGCGGTGGCATACTCGAAGAAGGTGGGTTCGCGTTCACCGGATTTGGCCGCTTTGACCGCCTGGTGGGACGCAACCACCTCCTCGTCGGAAATCTGCTCGCCGTCGATGCAGATCCGTTCGTTGAAGCGCACCAGGTGGGGAGATGTGTAGAGGCCTGCGCGCAGGCCGGCGGCCTTGAGAATCGCCGCCAGGGCGGAGGCGATCGATCCTTTGCCGTTGGTGCCCGCGACGTGGATGGCGGCAAAGCGCTCCTGGGGATTTTGCATCGCCTGCAGGATCCGGCGGATCGTGTCGAGCCCCAGCTTGATGCCAAAGCGTCGCAGCCCGAACATCTCTTGAAGGCAGTCGTTGTAGGTGTCTTGGATTCCCATGCTCAAAAAAAACCCGGCAAGACGCAAATGCCTGCCGGGTGCTGTCGTTTCACTGGTGGTGAGCGGGGTTATCGCCGGAATCGTTTTCTGGCTGCTGCAATCCGCTGGCGGCGCACCGCTTCGCGCTCTTTACGCCGCCGGTACTCGCTGGGTTTCTCATAGCTTTTCTTGAGCTTCAGCCGTTTGAAAAGCCCGTCGTTCTGGATTTTCTTCTTCAGAATGCGCATCGCTTTTTCGAGGTCATTGTCCAAGACCTTGACAGTGATTTCCTTCAACCTGTATCGCCCCTTTCTATCCATCCCGCGGCCGGTCGCTGCGCCTGCCGCACCGATGGTTGATATATTTTCTGGAAATTTTTAAAAATGAACTTCTATACTCAAATACACAAAGTTTGGCAAGCAAAAAAATCCCCGCCACAGTTTCCAACCGTTTGGGATGGCGGGCTTATTGCCTTGACACCATATTAATATTACGCCATAAGAAGACCGCTGGCAAGAGCGCAAAACCACTATCTTGGACATGCCGTTACGGTCAATTGGAAAAGGAGGGTTGAAAATGCGTCTGATTTTGTTGGGCGGCCCTGGTGCCGGAAAGGGAACTCAGGCCAATTACATCAAGGAGCGATACCAGATCCCGCAGATTTCCACGGGCGATATGCTGCGGGCGGCCGTCAAGGCGGGCACCGAACTGGGCAAAAAGGCCAAGGCCGTGATGGATGCCGGCGGGCTCGTTCCCGATGACGTGATAATCGGGCTGGTGAAGGAGCGGATCAAAGAACCCGATTGTCAGAAAGGGTTTCTCTTTGACGGTTTTCCCCGGACCATCCCCCAGGCGGATGCCATGAAAGCGGCCGGTGTCGCTATTGACGCGGTGGTGGATATCGATGTGCCGGATGAGGAGATCATCAAGCGCATGAGCGGGCGCCGGGTCCACCTGGCCAGCGGCCGAACCTACCATCTCGTTTTCAATCCGCCCAAGGTTGAGGGCAAGGACGATGTCACCGGTGAGCCTCTGATCCAGCGCGACGACGACAAAGAGGAAACCGTGCGCAAGCGCCTGGAAGTCTACCATGCCCAGACCGAACCGTTGATCGGCTACTACCGCAATTGGGAAGCAAGCGGGGATGCGGCCGCGCCCAAATACATCAAGATCGAAGGCGTGGGCAAGGTGGATGGCATCCGCGACGCCATTTTCTCCGCGCTGGATAAGTTCAAATAGTTTTCCCCGGTTGTTTTGGACCTCAAGGGCCCTCTCCGTTCTTGGCCGGAAAGGGCCCTTTCCCCACTTCCGCCTGTTTTCGCTCCACAAACATTCTGGCGGCCGAAAGAGCCGCTTCCCTGGTTTGAATCCCGCCTGCGAGCTGCTCCTGCGTAATGAAATCCAGTACCGCTTTGAAAACCGGTGACGGCGTCAACTGCAGCTCCGCGATCAGGTCGTGACCGCTGATCAAGGGGCGGGCCGCCTTGCGGGGGATGTAGGTTGTCGCAAAAGCCTCCAGCTGGCTGAAGGCAAAGCGCGTAAACGCCCTGCTGACGGCGGGCTCGCCCACCTTGGCACGTATGTCGGCAAGGGCGTGGAGCAGCAGGGGCGGCGTCAGGTCGCCGCAGTGCATGAAAAACCGGGTCTGGGCTCTGGGCGAGAGGCGCTCCCGGGTCCAGGCATTGAAAAGGTGCAGCGGGCGCAGGTGGTTGCCGATGATGAAGTCAATAAAGGACCGCTCGCGTGCGGAGAATCGCAGGCGTTGGCTGATCCGGGCCGCCAGGGCCGCACCGGTTTTTTCGTGGCCGTAGAAATGAATCCCCCCCCCGGGATCGAGCGACTGCGTGGCGGGCTTGCCGATATCGTGCAGCAGAAGCGCCGTTTTCAGCCACGCCGTGGCCTGACGGTCGAGTTGGACCACTGCGGCAATTTGACGGGGCGGCGGGGGGGCCAGGATCGCTTCCAGTTCGTCGAAGGCCGCGAGCGTGTGCGCCCAGGCATCATGGCGGTGAAATGTCCGGTTCTGTGGGCATGTTCGCAGGGCCTTGAGTTCAGGAAAAAGATGAAACAGCAGGCCGGATGCCGCCATCTCCTTGAGCCAGCGGTGGCATCGGGGCGTTTGCAGCGTCTTGAAGAACTCTTCGCGGATGCGTTCCGCCGCGGCCCGGCTGATCAGCCCGGCCTGGCGGGCGATCGCTGCGGCGGTGGCCGCGTTGATTTCGAAGTTCAGATTGGCCGCGCAGCGGTAGGCCCGCAGCAGCCGGATGGGGTCCCGGCGGAAAGCGTTCGGATGCACCATCCGGACGGTTCCGGCCCGGAGGTCCTGCTGGCCGCCGTGCAGATCCACCAGGCGGCGGCTGCGAAGCGAGAGGGCCATGGCATTGATGGTAAAATCCCGACGACCGAGGTCTTTTTCAAGGCTGTTGCCGGCAAGCGGGGTGATGTCAAACAGCCGGTCTGCGGCCGCCACCCGATAGACCACTTTGCCGGGGGAACCCATGACCACCAGGCGGCCCCCCTTGCCCTCGGCCAGCCGGGCTGCAAAGCGCCTTGCATCCCGGGCAACTGCAATATCAATATCCATTGGGGGGCGGCCGATAAGGATGTCACGGACGGTGCCGCCCACAAGATAGGCGCCCTCGGCGTCTGGCAGTGAGTCTAAGATCGCTGAAAGGGGCATCTCCGGGTGAAACCTTTTATTCGGAAGGTCTGGCCAAACGGCGGCTGACGCGGGCTGGGGGGAGCATCGGCTGAAAATTACTATCACGGGCGGTCCTGGAATGCAATTCGGACGGCGTAAAGCCGGGGGGTGCCGGGGCGGTGACGCATTTGTCTGCATTGTTCTGTTTTTCATACGCCCATTCAGAAAAATGAATGCTGGCTTAAAAGCGCTTGACATCAAAAACAACCCGCTATATCTTTCAGAAATCATTAAACCCGCCTGATGGATTTGACACCCCTACTGCATTCACCAGATAAAGCCGCCGTGCTCTCAACCTTTCAATGTTGACCGCCAACATCACCCGGTCAGTTCAGCAGGATGCCAGCGTGAATACTGCCCCGTGAGCCCTGAATGCGCCAGCCCAGCCGTAAACGGCCGGGCGGTTTTTGGCCGTCCGCCTGGCCATTTCCGGTTTTATTGCCGTGTCGACCAAGGGGTGCTTTAAATTGGCTTTCGCGGGAGCGGCCGGCTTTCATTGTTCGTTGGGCTGAAAACCAGCCTCGCCACATAAACCTGTTCCCCAACACGTCCTCGGGCGTTGGTTTGTCTGATCCGCACGGCTGTCGGTGCCCCATCGGGCCCGTGGCGCCGGTGCCGAGGCAG from Desulfobacteraceae bacterium encodes:
- a CDS encoding bifunctional folylpolyglutamate synthase/dihydrofolate synthase, which encodes MGIQDTYNDCLQEMFGLRRFGIKLGLDTIRRILQAMQNPQERFAAIHVAGTNGKGSIASALAAILKAAGLRAGLYTSPHLVRFNERICIDGEQISDEEVVASHQAVKAAKSGEREPTFFEYATAMAFDAFRRRGVDWAVIETGMGGRLDATNIIAPVLSIISNVSIEHEMYLGNTLAKIAAEKGG
- the rpsU gene encoding 30S ribosomal protein S21, with the translated sequence MKEITVKVLDNDLEKAMRILKKKIQNDGLFKRLKLKKSYEKPSEYRRRKEREAVRRQRIAAARKRFRR
- the adk gene encoding adenylate kinase produces the protein MRLILLGGPGAGKGTQANYIKERYQIPQISTGDMLRAAVKAGTELGKKAKAVMDAGGLVPDDVIIGLVKERIKEPDCQKGFLFDGFPRTIPQADAMKAAGVAIDAVVDIDVPDEEIIKRMSGRRVHLASGRTYHLVFNPPKVEGKDDVTGEPLIQRDDDKEETVRKRLEVYHAQTEPLIGYYRNWEASGDAAAPKYIKIEGVGKVDGIRDAIFSALDKFK
- a CDS encoding HD domain-containing protein; this encodes MPLSAILDSLPDAEGAYLVGGTVRDILIGRPPMDIDIAVARDARRFAARLAEGKGGRLVVMGSPGKVVYRVAAADRLFDITPLAGNSLEKDLGRRDFTINAMALSLRSRRLVDLHGGQQDLRAGTVRMVHPNAFRRDPIRLLRAYRCAANLNFEINAATAAAIARQAGLISRAAAERIREEFFKTLQTPRCHRWLKEMAASGLLFHLFPELKALRTCPQNRTFHRHDAWAHTLAAFDELEAILAPPPPRQIAAVVQLDRQATAWLKTALLLHDIGKPATQSLDPGGGIHFYGHEKTGAALAARISQRLRFSARERSFIDFIIGNHLRPLHLFNAWTRERLSPRAQTRFFMHCGDLTPPLLLHALADIRAKVGEPAVSRAFTRFAFSQLEAFATTYIPRKAARPLISGHDLIAELQLTPSPVFKAVLDFITQEQLAGGIQTREAALSAARMFVERKQAEVGKGPFPAKNGEGP